The genomic segment CTGATAATACATTTTTCTTTAGTGGACCATAAAAAGGAATGTATACTTGTCCACCATGGCTATGTCCACTAAGAACTAAATCAACTGGATAATCACTATATTTGTCTACTAAATCTGGTTCATGTAACAATAATAAATTTACAGACTTATTGTTAATTCCGTTCATTGTTTTATCTACACTATGATTTCCCATTAACCCATCATCTGCTCCAAAAATTTTTATATGCTTATCCTTAAACACAATGCTTGTCCCATCATTTTTCAAAACCTTAAATCCACCTTTATTCATTATCTCCTCATAGTATCTAACAGCCCCTCCACCATAGTCGTGATTACCATATATAGCATATTTACCTATTTTACATTTTATTTGTTTAAGAACCTCTGCTATATTGTCAATCTCATTATATGTTGAAGCATTATCTATTAGATCACCTGTAAATACCACTATATCGGCATCTAATCCATTAATTTTTTGGACAACCTTCTCTAGCTTATTTAAGTTGTAAAATTCTCCAAGATGTATATCCGTAATTTGCACTACCTTTAGCTTTTCATCCCCATTTTTATTAATTGTAACATTATGCCTTTTTACAATTAATAAATTTCTTTCTATATAAGTTGTGTATACTCCTAACAAGCTTACAAATAATATTATCCAAATAGTAATTTTTCTTTTCACTTTCATTTTTTATCATATCCTTTATCCTTAGTTTTAAACTATTCTAACCTTAATATAACCCTTCTATGTTACATTAAGGTTACATATCTTTATTGTTTATTCAAAAAAACTAGCTTATAAATATAATTTATAAGCTAGAGCTTAGTCCTTTATGGGGTATATTTAATTTTATTGTTTCCATCAAATATAATAAGAGATTTTGCGGCAATTTTTTCCCCTTCAACATTAACTTCCTTATTAGAAAAGTTAGCTATTACCTTTAAGTCCTCTCCATATTTAGTCATTTGGACTAATCTATCCTTTGATAAAATCTTAAAATCTGTCATTTCCTTAGTAATTGCCTTTTTACTAAAATCAGACCATACCTTTGTATGTTTTACAATAACGGCTTTATTCTTATTCCATTCATTTTTATCAATATGATAAAGTGGTGGTACATTATATAAAACCTCATATAGCATTCTATTTTCTACTTCATCTTTTATTTTTAATGTACCCCAGCCCCACCAATGAGAAGTAATAACTGAATCATTATAAACTAACTTGTATAGTGGAATTGTATATGCGGTATCCATAAATAACTTCTTATACTTATCCTTTATAGGTATCTGCTTTGAAAATAACTCTGGCGCTCCTCCATTACTTGAATAATATCCTCCCACATAATATTTACTATCCTTATTTTTACTCATATCCTTATCCATCCATGAAAAAGATGGTGTTTCTATGCCATGAGCAAATGCTATAGATTTGCTTGCAAAATCATTTCCTCCTTCACTTCCAACTACCATATTAAACTGTTTTTGAAGGTATTCCATTCTTTCTATTCTTGCCTTTATATCTCCTGCTTCTGTTGTAGGATGCTCTTTAGAATAATCATCCACCACTTCTCCTGTTGCATCTGTATCTAAAAACCACGAATTAAACTTTAGACCAATCTTTAAAATAGATGAAACTCGCTCCTTTACACTTGGCATAGCAAGTGTTGGATTTAACTTTCTTCCAGCCCCTTGGAACCCCTCTATCTTTTTGCCCTCTTTATTGGTTACAGTAGCATTTTCATAAAGAGATGTATCAGAAAATTTCGCTGTTGACCACTTTTC from the Clostridium sp. CM027 genome contains:
- a CDS encoding metallophosphoesterase, giving the protein MKVKRKITIWIILFVSLLGVYTTYIERNLLIVKRHNVTINKNGDEKLKVVQITDIHLGEFYNLNKLEKVVQKINGLDADIVVFTGDLIDNASTYNEIDNIAEVLKQIKCKIGKYAIYGNHDYGGGAVRYYEEIMNKGGFKVLKNDGTSIVFKDKHIKIFGADDGLMGNHSVDKTMNGINNKSVNLLLLHEPDLVDKYSDYPVDLVLSGHSHGGQVYIPFYGPLKKNVLSEKYTKGLYKLDNPRGTKIYVNSGLGNTKVPFRLFNMPQISLFNLKI